Proteins encoded together in one Rhipicephalus sanguineus isolate Rsan-2018 chromosome 9, BIME_Rsan_1.4, whole genome shotgun sequence window:
- the LOC119404866 gene encoding uncharacterized protein LOC119404866, giving the protein MKTEDIYLTAIPIVTSEMTASGHATFVVVYGIISMINRLKFLSEAYWATNQLTDTDLIQWTLFIISWILFLILLVTGALDAIFQTALSHECLAISECATFVVESYWSLHDALL; this is encoded by the exons ATGAAGACTGAGGATATTTATCTGACAGCGATTCCTATAGTAACATCTGAGATGACAGCAAGTGGACATGCCACTTTTGTTGTAGTTTATGGCATAATTTCTATGATAAACAGACTGAAGTTTTTGAGTGAGGCTTACTGGGCAACCAACCAGCTCACG GACACTGATTTAATCCAGTGGACATTGTTTATTATCAGCTGGATCTTATTCCTAATACTGCTTGTCACAGGAGCTCTTGATGCCATCTTCCAGACTGCCTTGA GTCATGAATGCCTAGCGATTTCTGAGTGCGCGACGTTTGTCGTGGAATCGTACTGGAGTCTCCACGACGCCTTGTTGTAG